One Solirubrobacter pauli DNA segment encodes these proteins:
- a CDS encoding protein kinase domain-containing protein, with the protein MDTIAPGTALAGYRIESLAGRGGMGVVYRATQVALGRPVALKLLTAELADDEGFRARFRREWETAAAIDHPNVIPLYEAGASEDGQLFIAMRFVEGVDLAYLSADGPMGAERAVRLVAQIAAALDAAHARGLVHRDVKPANVLVGPGDHVYLTDFGLSREATQTRLTRTGLFVGSTDYAAPEQVRGEATDARTDVYALGCVLFQLLTGGVPFARSGDMAKMYAHITEPPPLVSDTRPDLPELDAIVERAMAKAPEDRFQSAGALAAAATAAVHGGTSRPGWDTAPVGLAALTPSAARPLGSTAGWAAGPSRATSAAVAPIPAGLGEPAGTSAPLADVPGSRAPANDDLARAAAAWDEAAYGAAAARAMERGTALPEPAPPVSRIAPADDSLAGAALGRSARAAAAVSRIAPADDSLAGAALGRPAPAAAAVSRVPAADDSLAGAASRSAADDSSAPSGRDLSAVTKTRRSSRIIVGAALPLVLLVGIVVATVVAVTAGDDASRAAAVGAATATATATASPTPAPAAAVETIAVGQRPDGVAVSRGEVFVANHGGGSLSTIDPETNAASAPVAVGTRPDHVAAGKGVVWAGVAGEDRIARFEDGKRTASVAVGDRPEAIALGKQLLWVANRNDGTVNRVDRAEAALVGGPIGVGREPAGIFVGPRFVWVTNAKDGTVNRIDPSTAQVVGGPIRVGANPRGVVETTTATWVANADDGTVTRLDRRTGKVIDTITVGSQPRELAHGFGSVWVTNHDDNTVTRIDERTGRIEGAPIPVGEGPLGIAAGAGAVWVADHESSTVTRIRP; encoded by the coding sequence GTGGACACCATCGCCCCGGGCACCGCGCTCGCTGGATACCGCATCGAGTCCCTCGCCGGTCGTGGCGGCATGGGCGTCGTCTATCGCGCTACGCAGGTCGCGCTCGGCCGGCCGGTGGCGCTCAAGCTGCTGACGGCGGAGCTCGCCGACGACGAGGGGTTCCGCGCACGCTTCCGGCGCGAGTGGGAGACCGCGGCGGCGATCGACCATCCGAACGTGATTCCGCTGTACGAAGCGGGCGCGTCCGAGGACGGGCAGCTGTTCATCGCGATGCGGTTCGTCGAGGGCGTCGACCTCGCGTACCTGAGCGCGGACGGGCCGATGGGCGCCGAGCGCGCGGTGCGGCTGGTGGCGCAGATCGCGGCGGCGCTCGACGCGGCGCACGCCCGCGGGCTCGTGCACCGGGACGTCAAGCCGGCCAACGTGCTCGTCGGGCCGGGCGACCATGTGTACCTGACCGACTTCGGCCTCTCCCGCGAGGCGACGCAGACCCGGCTGACCCGTACCGGCCTGTTCGTCGGCTCGACCGACTACGCCGCGCCCGAGCAGGTCCGCGGCGAGGCGACCGACGCCCGCACCGACGTCTACGCGCTCGGCTGCGTGCTCTTCCAGCTCCTGACGGGCGGCGTCCCGTTCGCGCGCAGCGGCGACATGGCGAAGATGTACGCCCACATCACCGAGCCGCCGCCGCTCGTCAGCGACACGCGGCCGGACCTCCCGGAGCTGGACGCGATCGTCGAGCGTGCGATGGCCAAGGCCCCCGAGGACCGCTTCCAGTCGGCGGGCGCCCTCGCGGCCGCCGCCACCGCGGCCGTCCACGGCGGCACGTCCCGCCCCGGCTGGGACACCGCGCCGGTCGGCCTCGCCGCGCTCACCCCTTCGGCGGCCCGTCCGCTCGGCTCGACCGCCGGCTGGGCGGCCGGCCCGAGCCGGGCGACGAGCGCCGCCGTGGCGCCGATCCCGGCGGGCTTGGGCGAGCCCGCCGGGACCAGCGCGCCCCTCGCGGACGTGCCCGGCTCGCGCGCGCCGGCGAACGACGACCTCGCCCGCGCCGCGGCCGCCTGGGACGAGGCCGCGTACGGAGCGGCGGCCGCCCGCGCGATGGAGCGCGGCACGGCGCTGCCCGAGCCGGCGCCCCCGGTGTCGCGGATCGCGCCGGCGGACGATTCGCTGGCCGGTGCCGCGCTGGGGCGGTCGGCCCGTGCTGCGGCCGCGGTGTCGCGGATCGCGCCGGCGGACGATTCGCTGGCCGGTGCCGCGCTGGGGCGGCCGGCCCCTGCTGCGGCCGCGGTGTCGCGGGTCCCGGCCGCCGACGATTCGCTGGCCGGTGCCGCGTCGCGGTCGGCCGCCGACGACTCGTCGGCGCCGTCCGGCCGCGATCTCAGTGCGGTGACTAAAACGAGGCGTTCGTCGCGCATCATCGTCGGCGCTGCGCTGCCGCTCGTGCTGCTGGTCGGGATCGTGGTCGCCACCGTCGTCGCGGTCACGGCCGGCGACGACGCGTCGCGCGCGGCCGCGGTCGGCGCGGCCACCGCCACCGCCACCGCCACGGCGAGTCCGACCCCGGCGCCCGCGGCCGCCGTCGAGACGATCGCCGTCGGGCAGCGCCCTGACGGCGTCGCGGTGTCGCGGGGTGAGGTGTTCGTCGCCAACCACGGCGGCGGCTCGCTCTCCACGATCGACCCCGAGACGAACGCCGCGAGCGCGCCGGTCGCGGTCGGCACGCGGCCCGATCACGTGGCGGCCGGCAAGGGCGTCGTGTGGGCCGGCGTCGCGGGCGAGGACCGGATCGCGCGCTTCGAGGACGGCAAGCGCACGGCGAGCGTCGCCGTCGGCGATCGGCCCGAGGCGATCGCGCTCGGCAAGCAGCTGCTGTGGGTCGCCAACCGCAACGACGGCACGGTGAACCGGGTCGATCGGGCGGAGGCCGCGCTCGTCGGCGGCCCGATCGGGGTCGGCCGCGAACCGGCGGGCATCTTCGTCGGCCCCCGGTTCGTGTGGGTGACCAACGCGAAGGACGGCACCGTGAACCGGATCGATCCGAGCACCGCGCAGGTCGTCGGCGGCCCCATCCGCGTCGGGGCGAACCCGCGCGGCGTGGTCGAGACGACCACCGCGACGTGGGTCGCGAACGCCGACGACGGCACCGTCACGCGACTCGACCGCCGGACCGGGAAGGTCATCGACACGATCACGGTCGGCTCACAGCCGCGTGAGCTCGCGCACGGGTTCGGCAGCGTGTGGGTGACCAACCACGACGACAACACCGTGACGCGCATCGACGAGCGGACCGGGCGGATCGAGGGCGCGCCGATCCCCGTGGGCGAGGGGCCGCTCGGAATCGCGGCGGGCGCGGGCGCCGTCTGGGTGGCCGACCACGAATCCTCCACCGTGACCCGCATCCGGCCGTAG
- a CDS encoding calcium-binding protein translates to MKPKLLLPLAAAALVLGAPAAANAAVTLQAAPGTLTITGDGADDNVILAVNAQGQLTHNFGATNGFSDNTDFDATQPNAQPIVSGTVGVVANLGGGNDAINLSAADLNNSTLNGEAGDDIIVGSDNADAISGGDGNDRITGFRGGDTINGDAGNDVMIWNNGDGTDSNTGGGGVDETQVNASQVTDGMTVKATPTGFRFDRITAVTFGIDITDVDRLAINGFGGNDTLVTDPGVSLPMAIDGGSGDDVITTGDGADVVNGGDGNDTLNGAGGGDRLIGDRGGDTFNGGEGDDTTVWNNGDGSDLMNGDNGVDRVEVNLSGADEVSTIRPENGRVRYDRLTQVAFNLSIAGAEFFELNALGGNDTLTASPGTGLPIVADGGAGDDVFNVRDAAAGHFFGGSGTDRAVVDAVDTTVDVESVDAPKPAPAPSPGAGKVVGKTAKVKRGAAAVKLSCPAGSAGCTGTVTLTLKAKRIGRAAYTLKAGETKTIKVKVSKKPSKRKPLSVNARVSSAAGKDVQAKLKLVL, encoded by the coding sequence ATGAAGCCGAAACTCCTCCTCCCGCTCGCGGCCGCGGCGCTGGTCCTCGGAGCGCCCGCAGCGGCCAACGCCGCCGTCACGCTCCAGGCCGCGCCCGGCACGCTGACGATCACCGGCGACGGCGCCGACGACAACGTGATCCTCGCGGTCAACGCCCAGGGCCAGCTCACCCACAACTTCGGGGCCACCAACGGCTTCTCCGACAACACCGACTTCGACGCGACCCAGCCGAACGCGCAGCCGATCGTCAGCGGGACGGTCGGCGTGGTGGCCAACCTCGGCGGCGGCAACGACGCCATCAACCTCTCCGCCGCGGACCTGAACAACTCGACGCTCAACGGCGAGGCCGGCGACGACATCATCGTCGGCTCCGACAACGCCGACGCGATCAGCGGCGGCGACGGCAACGACCGCATCACCGGCTTCCGCGGCGGCGACACGATCAACGGCGACGCCGGCAACGACGTGATGATCTGGAACAACGGCGACGGCACCGACTCGAACACGGGCGGCGGCGGCGTCGACGAGACCCAGGTCAACGCGAGTCAGGTGACGGACGGCATGACCGTCAAGGCCACGCCGACCGGCTTCCGCTTCGACCGCATCACCGCCGTCACGTTCGGCATCGACATCACCGACGTCGACCGGCTCGCGATCAACGGCTTCGGCGGCAACGACACGCTGGTCACCGACCCGGGCGTGTCGCTGCCGATGGCGATCGACGGCGGCTCCGGCGACGACGTGATCACCACCGGCGACGGCGCCGATGTCGTCAACGGTGGCGACGGCAACGACACGCTCAACGGCGCGGGCGGCGGCGACCGCCTGATCGGCGACCGCGGCGGCGACACGTTCAATGGCGGCGAGGGCGACGACACCACCGTCTGGAACAACGGCGACGGCTCGGACCTGATGAACGGCGACAACGGCGTCGACCGCGTCGAGGTCAACCTCAGCGGCGCGGACGAGGTCTCCACGATCAGGCCCGAGAACGGCCGTGTCCGCTACGACCGCCTGACCCAGGTCGCGTTCAACCTCAGCATCGCCGGCGCCGAGTTCTTCGAGCTCAACGCGCTCGGCGGCAACGACACGCTGACCGCCTCGCCCGGCACCGGCCTGCCGATCGTCGCGGACGGCGGCGCCGGCGACGACGTCTTCAACGTGCGCGACGCCGCCGCGGGCCATTTCTTCGGCGGCTCCGGCACCGACCGCGCGGTCGTCGACGCCGTGGACACGACGGTCGACGTCGAGTCCGTCGACGCGCCGAAGCCCGCCCCGGCACCGTCGCCCGGCGCCGGCAAGGTCGTCGGCAAGACCGCCAAGGTCAAGCGGGGCGCCGCCGCCGTCAAGCTCAGCTGCCCCGCCGGCAGCGCGGGCTGCACGGGCACCGTGACCCTCACGCTCAAGGCGAAGCGGATCGGCCGCGCCGCCTACACGCTGAAGGCGGGCGAGACGAAGACGATCAAGGTGAAGGTCTCCAAGAAGCCGTCCAAGCGCAAGCCGCTCAGCGTCAACGCCCGCGTCTCGAGCGCGGCCGGGAAGGACGTGCAGGCGAAGCTCAAGCTGGTGCTTTGA
- a CDS encoding MFS transporter, producing the protein MQDLDRRGLATLAGGHAAADLCQGSIPALIPFLVSQRGYSFGAAGALLLVVTIGSSIIQPVFGALSDRLQLAWLMPVGVALAAVGIAGAGVADSFALTCVLVGLGGLGVAAFHPEGARYANYASGSRRGTGMSLFSVGGNTGFALAPVLITPAVLAVGLNGTLIVAVLPAVAAVLLAFELPHLKARSASAAQKVAAGKADHSSDQWGAFSTLAGVVSIRSGIYFGLQSFAPLWLIHTYGFSEASGNTALAAMLFAGAVGTLVGGRLVDRIGRRKVLVGSIVAQIPLLTAFMVAPNGVVAGIVLAGIGFVTVMSFSVSVVMGQEYLPSRLGIASGVTLGFSIGVGGVFAALFGTVADHAGLETVMWIVAALPLAGLALALTLPLTAMEARISRPTPAATARTGR; encoded by the coding sequence ATGCAGGATCTGGACCGCCGCGGACTGGCCACCCTCGCAGGTGGCCACGCCGCGGCGGATCTGTGCCAGGGGTCGATCCCGGCCCTGATCCCGTTCTTGGTCTCGCAGCGCGGCTACTCGTTCGGCGCCGCGGGCGCGCTGCTCCTGGTGGTCACGATCGGCTCCTCGATCATCCAGCCGGTGTTTGGCGCGCTCAGCGACCGCCTCCAGCTCGCGTGGCTGATGCCGGTCGGCGTCGCGCTCGCCGCGGTCGGGATCGCGGGCGCCGGGGTGGCGGACAGCTTCGCGCTCACCTGCGTGCTGGTCGGGCTCGGCGGCCTCGGGGTCGCCGCCTTCCACCCGGAGGGCGCGCGGTACGCGAACTACGCCTCGGGCTCGCGCCGCGGCACCGGGATGAGCCTGTTCAGCGTCGGCGGGAACACCGGCTTCGCGCTCGCGCCCGTCCTGATCACGCCCGCCGTGCTCGCGGTCGGCCTCAACGGCACGCTGATCGTGGCCGTGCTGCCAGCGGTCGCGGCGGTGCTCCTGGCCTTCGAGCTGCCGCACCTGAAGGCGCGCAGCGCCTCGGCCGCGCAGAAGGTCGCGGCCGGGAAGGCCGACCACTCAAGCGACCAGTGGGGCGCCTTCAGCACGCTGGCCGGCGTCGTCTCGATCCGCTCCGGGATCTACTTCGGCCTGCAGTCGTTCGCACCCCTGTGGCTCATCCACACCTACGGGTTCAGCGAGGCGAGCGGTAACACGGCGCTCGCCGCGATGCTGTTCGCGGGTGCGGTCGGGACGCTCGTCGGCGGCCGGCTCGTCGACCGGATCGGGCGCCGCAAGGTGCTGGTCGGCTCGATCGTCGCCCAGATCCCGCTGCTGACGGCGTTCATGGTCGCGCCGAACGGCGTCGTCGCCGGGATCGTGCTGGCCGGGATCGGCTTCGTGACCGTGATGTCGTTCAGCGTGTCCGTGGTGATGGGGCAGGAGTACCTGCCGAGCCGGCTGGGGATCGCGTCCGGCGTCACGCTCGGGTTCTCGATCGGCGTCGGCGGCGTGTTCGCGGCGCTGTTCGGCACGGTCGCCGACCACGCTGGGCTCGAGACCGTGATGTGGATCGTCGCGGCGCTGCCGCTCGCGGGGCTGGCGCTCGCGCTCACGTTGCCGCTGACCGCGATGGAAGCGCGGATCAGCCGCCCAACACCCGCTGCGACAGCCAGAACAGGCCGATAG
- a CDS encoding HupE/UreJ family protein, producing MKRLLLLAALVLLFPSSASAHFTTQGYHDIVQDGHRVDYVLGLEEEALYTLADGKDQAALSAYLLPRVRVSSDGVRCAGALKGFSPERRGGVAYLRLVLAYDCESASGPFAVRNAVPNESLARFELGGQTGTFLFDPDNLVLRADDPPSFLHFVEEGVEHIVGGWDHVVFLVILLLGAKTFRDVVKLGTTFTVAHSVTLALAVLGVVDAPSEVVEPLIAASIVYVAAMQVLGVENDRKLIVVFLFGLLHGLGFAGAVTFPGGTPIVSALIGFNVGIEVGQALIIAVVFPLLLWSRRFEWSKLAHASAGSAAAAIGLFWLSQRVLGG from the coding sequence ATGAAACGCCTCCTGTTGCTCGCCGCCCTGGTGCTGCTCTTCCCGTCCAGCGCCTCGGCGCACTTCACGACGCAGGGCTACCACGACATCGTGCAGGACGGGCACCGGGTCGACTACGTGCTCGGGCTCGAGGAGGAGGCGCTGTACACGCTGGCCGACGGCAAGGACCAGGCGGCGTTGTCCGCCTACCTGCTGCCCCGGGTGCGCGTCTCCAGCGACGGCGTCCGCTGTGCCGGCGCGCTGAAGGGCTTCTCGCCGGAGCGGCGCGGCGGCGTCGCCTACCTGCGGCTCGTGCTCGCCTACGACTGCGAGAGCGCGTCGGGGCCGTTCGCGGTCCGCAACGCCGTCCCGAACGAGAGCCTCGCGCGCTTCGAGCTCGGCGGCCAGACGGGCACGTTCCTGTTCGACCCGGACAACCTGGTGCTGCGCGCCGACGACCCGCCGTCCTTCCTGCACTTCGTCGAGGAGGGCGTCGAGCACATCGTGGGAGGCTGGGACCACGTCGTCTTCCTCGTGATCCTGCTGCTGGGCGCGAAGACCTTCCGCGACGTGGTCAAGCTCGGCACGACGTTCACCGTCGCGCACTCCGTGACGCTCGCGCTCGCGGTCCTCGGCGTGGTCGACGCCCCGAGCGAGGTCGTCGAGCCGCTGATCGCCGCGTCGATCGTCTACGTGGCGGCGATGCAGGTGCTGGGCGTGGAGAACGACCGCAAGCTGATCGTCGTGTTCCTGTTCGGCCTCCTGCACGGGCTCGGGTTCGCGGGCGCGGTGACGTTCCCGGGCGGCACGCCGATCGTCAGCGCCCTGATCGGGTTCAACGTCGGCATCGAGGTCGGGCAAGCGCTGATCATCGCCGTCGTGTTCCCGCTGCTGCTGTGGTCGCGCCGCTTCGAGTGGTCCAAGCTCGCGCACGCGTCGGCGGGGTCCGCCGCCGCCGCTATCGGCCTGTTCTGGCTGTCGCAGCGGGTGTTGGGCGGCTGA
- a CDS encoding ABC transporter substrate-binding protein: MRPHVLLIAVAALVLAGCGATNSSSDGGSPRAATAGADTVRVAVGQRAGNLDPHDYAGQFYVQDLLFEGLVKYAKDGEIEPGLAESWEVAEDGTTYTFTLREGVTFTDGTPVDAAAVEWNFKRWAGKEDTEWLGLSRAFKAMKVVDVRTFALELSQPYPPALQELAYVRPVRLLSPKSVDAEGLYVKPVGTGPWVLEHSDRNGAAFTRNERYWGDKPSHARLELDVIPDAQTRLSALRAGDVDVIGGEFTAPLTPRNALALRKASNVKLVTETGTGTLILGFNEAKAPFDDQRLRAAVNKMIDRKAIAKALYFGFGEPAGNLFPDSVPLSGARQAIPPVDKAAAAALVKEAGYGPEKPLKVTLLTSEDAIPGGRAMGEVIQSALKEIGIAVEVRLVDHATRHKEIAKRAYDLAFYATYAAPYDPYGSFGAVFDSRTEIGVDGKIFMDAKTLDPLIDTAFAATGDEREPAFEAIYTYLREQEAFVPLVYTQRIWAHGDDVAQLRLPATEYELPVR, translated from the coding sequence ATGCGCCCTCACGTCCTTCTCATCGCCGTCGCCGCGCTCGTCCTGGCGGGCTGCGGAGCCACCAACTCGTCCTCCGACGGCGGCTCGCCGCGGGCGGCGACGGCGGGTGCGGACACCGTCCGCGTCGCCGTCGGCCAGCGCGCGGGCAACCTGGACCCGCACGACTACGCCGGGCAGTTCTACGTCCAGGACCTGCTGTTCGAGGGGCTGGTCAAGTACGCGAAGGACGGCGAGATCGAGCCCGGCCTGGCCGAGTCGTGGGAGGTCGCCGAGGACGGCACGACGTACACCTTCACGCTGCGGGAAGGCGTGACCTTCACCGACGGCACGCCGGTCGACGCGGCCGCGGTCGAGTGGAACTTCAAGCGCTGGGCCGGCAAGGAGGACACCGAGTGGCTCGGCCTGTCACGCGCCTTCAAGGCGATGAAGGTCGTGGACGTGCGGACGTTCGCGCTCGAGCTGTCGCAGCCGTACCCGCCGGCGCTGCAGGAGCTCGCCTACGTCCGTCCGGTGCGGCTGCTGAGCCCGAAGTCGGTCGACGCCGAGGGCCTGTACGTCAAGCCGGTCGGCACGGGCCCGTGGGTGCTCGAGCACTCCGACCGCAACGGCGCCGCGTTCACGCGCAACGAACGCTACTGGGGCGACAAGCCCTCACATGCCCGGCTCGAGCTGGACGTCATCCCGGACGCGCAGACGCGCCTGAGCGCCCTGCGCGCGGGTGACGTGGACGTCATCGGCGGCGAGTTCACCGCGCCGCTGACGCCGCGCAACGCGCTCGCGCTGAGGAAGGCCTCGAACGTGAAGCTCGTCACCGAGACCGGCACGGGCACGCTCATCCTCGGCTTCAACGAGGCCAAGGCGCCGTTCGACGACCAGCGCCTGCGCGCGGCGGTCAACAAGATGATCGACCGCAAGGCGATCGCCAAGGCCCTGTACTTCGGCTTCGGCGAGCCCGCCGGCAACCTGTTCCCGGATTCGGTCCCGCTGTCCGGCGCGCGGCAGGCGATCCCGCCGGTGGACAAGGCCGCGGCCGCTGCGCTGGTCAAGGAGGCCGGCTACGGGCCCGAGAAGCCGCTGAAGGTCACGCTGCTCACGTCCGAGGACGCGATCCCCGGCGGTCGCGCGATGGGCGAGGTGATCCAGAGCGCGCTGAAGGAGATCGGCATCGCGGTCGAGGTCCGGCTCGTGGACCACGCGACGCGCCACAAGGAGATCGCCAAGCGCGCCTACGACCTCGCGTTCTACGCCACCTACGCCGCGCCCTACGACCCGTACGGCTCGTTCGGCGCGGTGTTCGACAGCCGCACGGAGATCGGCGTCGACGGGAAGATCTTCATGGACGCGAAGACGCTGGATCCGCTGATCGACACGGCGTTCGCGGCCACCGGCGACGAGCGCGAGCCCGCGTTCGAGGCGATCTACACCTACCTGCGCGAGCAGGAGGCGTTCGTCCCGCTCGTGTACACGCAGCGGATCTGGGCGCACGGCGACGACGTGGCCCAGCTGAGGCTGCCCGCGACCGAGTACGAGCTGCCGGTCCGCTGA
- a CDS encoding ABC transporter permease, which produces MARFIARRIATAVLVLAVASVAVFTLVTLAPGDPAQIVAERRSFGADREMVERVRAELGLDRPLPVRYLDWLGDVARGDLGTSLRTNGEIWAELRERTPTTALLVIGATLFALLAGAGAGVLGALFPSGLHDRLSRATALAAVSIPSFYLGALLVLLFAVTLRWLPAEGVSGPSSWLLPCVTLGLASGAVLSRVVRVGLAEAVSSRYVTTAISRGRSRRRTVLRDALPNVAVPTLTALATQVGVIITGAIVVEAVFSWQGAAIYFLEAVKFRDFPVLQAWLLLFAALFVTINTVVDIATRAIDPRLRRAVAEGLA; this is translated from the coding sequence ATGGCGCGCTTCATCGCCCGCCGGATCGCGACCGCGGTGCTGGTGCTCGCGGTCGCATCCGTCGCCGTCTTCACCCTGGTGACGCTCGCCCCGGGCGATCCCGCGCAGATCGTCGCCGAGCGGCGCTCGTTCGGCGCCGACCGCGAGATGGTGGAGCGCGTCCGCGCGGAGCTCGGCCTGGACCGTCCGCTGCCGGTCCGCTACCTCGACTGGCTGGGGGACGTCGCCCGCGGCGACCTGGGCACGTCGCTGCGCACCAACGGCGAGATCTGGGCCGAGCTGCGCGAGCGCACGCCGACGACCGCCCTGCTCGTGATCGGGGCCACGCTCTTCGCCCTGCTCGCGGGCGCCGGCGCGGGCGTGCTGGGCGCGCTCTTCCCGAGCGGCCTGCACGACCGGCTCTCGCGCGCCACCGCGCTCGCCGCGGTCTCGATCCCCAGCTTCTACCTCGGCGCGCTGCTCGTGCTGCTGTTCGCGGTCACGCTGCGGTGGCTGCCGGCGGAGGGCGTGAGCGGGCCCAGCTCGTGGCTGCTGCCGTGCGTCACGCTCGGCCTGGCGAGCGGCGCCGTGCTCTCGCGCGTGGTCCGCGTCGGACTGGCCGAGGCCGTGTCGTCGCGCTACGTCACCACGGCGATCAGCCGCGGTCGCTCGCGCCGCCGGACCGTCCTGCGCGACGCGCTGCCCAACGTCGCCGTGCCGACGCTGACCGCGCTCGCCACGCAGGTCGGCGTGATCATCACCGGTGCGATCGTCGTGGAGGCCGTGTTCTCGTGGCAGGGCGCGGCGATCTACTTCCTCGAGGCGGTCAAGTTCCGCGACTTCCCGGTGTTGCAGGCGTGGCTGCTGCTGTTCGCCGCGCTGTTCGTGACCATCAACACGGTCGTGGACATCGCCACGCGGGCGATCGACCCGCGGCTGCGGCGCGCGGTCGCGGAGGGGCTGGCGTGA
- a CDS encoding ABC transporter permease, giving the protein MRGVLVIVASFALLALLGPELAPYAPDHTDLDAVLEGPSAAHLLGTDDLGRDTLSRLLHAARTSLTAVALVLAGALGFGVLVGSIAALRGGIVDEVLMRITDVALAIPNLVTALAILGFLGPGVTNMVLALMLAAWPAYARLSRTLIVSVHRRPYIEAVQLMGARRSWILRKHLIPAALGPVLVYATADAGFIVVSVATLSFLGLGVQPPTPEWGQMLVAGLPFMETSPGLVIFPGLALTLLVIGFNLAGERVALDRVPRPLSRRRLVRRRAEALA; this is encoded by the coding sequence GTGAGAGGCGTGCTGGTGATCGTGGCGAGCTTCGCCCTGCTCGCGCTGCTCGGGCCTGAGCTGGCGCCGTACGCGCCGGACCACACGGACCTCGACGCGGTGCTCGAAGGGCCGAGCGCGGCGCACCTACTCGGCACCGACGACCTCGGGCGCGACACGCTCTCGCGGCTGCTGCACGCCGCGCGCACGTCGCTAACTGCGGTCGCGCTCGTGCTGGCCGGGGCGCTGGGCTTCGGCGTGCTGGTCGGCTCGATCGCCGCCCTGCGCGGCGGGATCGTCGACGAGGTGCTGATGCGCATCACCGACGTCGCGCTGGCGATCCCGAACCTGGTGACCGCGCTCGCGATCCTCGGCTTCCTCGGTCCGGGCGTGACCAACATGGTGCTGGCCCTGATGCTGGCCGCGTGGCCCGCCTACGCACGGCTCTCGCGCACGCTGATCGTCTCCGTCCATCGCCGGCCGTACATCGAGGCCGTCCAGCTGATGGGCGCGCGGCGCAGTTGGATCCTGCGCAAGCACCTGATCCCGGCGGCGCTCGGGCCGGTGCTCGTCTACGCGACCGCGGACGCGGGGTTCATCGTCGTCTCGGTCGCCACGCTCAGCTTCCTCGGCCTGGGGGTGCAGCCGCCGACGCCCGAGTGGGGGCAGATGCTCGTCGCCGGGCTGCCGTTCATGGAGACGAGCCCCGGTCTCGTGATCTTCCCGGGGCTGGCGCTCACCCTGCTCGTCATCGGCTTCAACCTCGCGGGGGAGCGCGTGGCGCTGGACCGCGTGCCGCGTCCGCTCTCCCGGCGCCGGCTCGTCCGCCGGCGCGCGGAGGCGCTGGCGTGA
- a CDS encoding ABC transporter ATP-binding protein: MTLVADHLTVRLYPARGAVHAVDDVSWRLEPGRTLAIVGESGSGKTVMSLAPLGLLPPGVSADIGGSVTLDGAPPVLGSDVGVVFQDPPSALNPLRRVGAQVVDAARLPRRARRARAIELLDLVGLPDPARAADVYPHELSGGMLQRAMIAGALAGEPRVLIADEPTTALDASMQEQVLDVLADLQRRLGLALLLITHDIGVVARMADDVAVMYAGRIVEQGPATRVLDAPEHPYTQGLLAAVPTADAAPGTRFVGLDGAPPDLTTRIAGCAFAPRCPLAVDRCTAERPELVDGVSCHVRTHARSR, from the coding sequence GTGACCCTCGTCGCCGACCACCTGACGGTCCGGCTGTACCCGGCGCGCGGCGCGGTGCACGCGGTCGACGACGTGTCCTGGCGCCTGGAGCCGGGGCGCACGCTGGCGATCGTGGGGGAGAGCGGCTCCGGCAAGACCGTGATGTCGCTCGCGCCGCTCGGCCTGCTCCCGCCGGGCGTGAGCGCGGACATCGGCGGCAGCGTCACGCTCGACGGCGCCCCGCCGGTGCTCGGGAGCGACGTCGGGGTGGTCTTCCAGGACCCGCCGAGCGCGCTCAACCCACTCCGACGCGTCGGCGCGCAGGTCGTCGACGCCGCGCGGCTGCCGCGCCGGGCCCGCCGGGCCCGCGCGATCGAGCTGCTCGACCTCGTCGGGCTCCCGGACCCGGCGCGGGCCGCGGACGTCTACCCGCACGAGCTGTCGGGCGGCATGCTCCAGCGGGCGATGATCGCGGGCGCCTTGGCCGGCGAGCCGCGGGTGCTGATCGCCGACGAGCCGACGACCGCGCTCGACGCGAGCATGCAGGAGCAGGTCCTGGACGTGCTCGCCGACCTGCAGCGGCGGCTCGGCCTCGCGCTGCTGCTGATCACGCACGACATCGGCGTGGTCGCCCGGATGGCCGACGACGTGGCCGTGATGTACGCCGGCCGGATCGTCGAGCAGGGCCCGGCGACCCGCGTCCTCGACGCGCCCGAGCACCCGTACACGCAGGGCCTGCTCGCCGCGGTCCCGACGGCGGACGCCGCGCCCGGCACCCGCTTCGTCGGGCTCGACGGCGCGCCGCCCGACCTGACGACGCGGATCGCGGGCTGCGCCTTCGCGCCGCGCTGCCCGCTCGCCGTCGACCGCTGCACGGCCGAGCGGCCCGAGCTGGTCGACGGCGTCTCCTGCCACGTGAGGACCCATGCTCGTAGTCGATGA